One window from the genome of Indicator indicator isolate 239-I01 chromosome 6, UM_Iind_1.1, whole genome shotgun sequence encodes:
- the MC4R gene encoding melanocortin receptor 4 translates to MNFTQHRGTLQPLHFWNHSYGLHGGASEPSAKGHSSGGCYEQLFVSPEVFVTLGIISLLENILVIVAIAKNKNLHSPMYFFICSLAVADMLVSVSNGSETIVITLLNNTDTDAQSFTINIDNVIDSVICSSLLASICSLLSIAVDRYFTIFYALQYHNIMTVKRVGVIITCIWAACTVSGILFIIYSDSSVVIICLISMFFTMLILMASLYVHMFMMARMHIKKIAVLPGTGPIRQGANMKGAITLTILIGVFVVCWAPFFLHLIFYISCPYNPYCVCFMSHFNFYLILIMCNSIIDPLIYAFRSQELRKTFKEIICCCSLRGLCDLPGKY, encoded by the coding sequence ATGAATTTCACCCAGCACCGTGGGACACTCCAGCCTCTCCATTTCTGGAACCACAGCTATGGACTGCATGGAGGTGCCAGTGAGCCCAGTGCAAAGGGCCACTCCTCAGGAGGCTGCTATGAGCAACTCTTTGTATCCCCTGAAGTGTTTGTGACTTTGGGAATCATCAGCTTGCTGGAGAACATCTTGGTCATTGTGGCAATAGCCAAGAACAAGAATCTCCATTCACCCATGTACTTCTTCATCTGTAGCTTGGCAGTGGCTGATATGCTAGTGAGTGTATCTAATGGATCAGAAACAATTGTCATCACGCTGCTAAACAATACAGACACAGATGCACAGAGCTTTACCATAAACATTGACAATGTCATTGACTCAGTGATTTGCAGTTCCTTGCTTGCATCAATTTGCAGTCTGCTCTCAATAGCAGTGGACAGGTATTTTACTATCTTTTACGCCCTCCAGTACCATAATATCATGACGGTGAAGCGTGTAGGGGTCATCATCACATGCATTTGGGCTGCTTGCACAGTCTCAGGCATTTTGTTCATCATTTACTCTGACAGTAGTGTTGTCATCATCTGTCTCATTAGCATGTTCTTCACTATGCTCATTCTCATGGCATCCCTCTATGTCCATATGTTTATGATGGCACGGATGCACATCAAAAAGATTGCTGTTCTTCCTGGGACTGGCCCTATTCGCCAAGGGGCCAACATGAAAGGGGCCATCACTCTCACCATTTTGATTGGAGTTTTTGTTGTGTGCTGGGCTCCGTTTTTCCTGCATCTGATTTTCTACATCTCCTGCCCCTACAACCCTTACTGCGTGTGCTTCATGTCCCACTTTAATTTCTACCTCATCCTCATCATGTGCAATTCCATCATCGATCCACTTATCTATGCATTCCGGAGTCAGGAGCTCAGGAAAACATTCAAGGAGAttatctgctgctgcagcctgcgaGGGCTTTGTGATCTGCCTGGTAAATATTAA